Proteins encoded in a region of the Diospyros lotus cultivar Yz01 chromosome 9, ASM1463336v1, whole genome shotgun sequence genome:
- the LOC127810597 gene encoding zinc finger CCCH domain-containing protein 5, producing MAQEVGGGADVASGAGNDPASRNERRKAAKKEKRKQKRKELAAKEREEEEARLNDPEEWLRIQLEEERDRERMERDRKEFEEHEKAFLEALEANKKAEEEEEERRKALEEEYQRNQVGHEDANGDDDWEYVEEGPPEIIWQGNEIIVKKKKVKVKRKDADLLIKIEDPNRPTSNPLPPQSEAFTDYKNGFVTSAEQLLENVAQQVPNFGTEQDKAHCPFHLKTGACRFGMRCSRVHFYPHNSCTLLMKNMYNGPGLACEQDEGLEYTDEEVERSYEEFYEDVHTEFLKYGEIVNFKVCKNSSVHLRGNVYVHYKSMDSALLAYQSINGRYFAGKQVNCEFVSVTKWKVAICGEYMKSRLKTCSRGTACNFIHCFRNPGGDYEWADWDKPPPKYWAKKMAVLFGYREELDYDDQKEQGRNFGKMIATDPDRYDSRRSQSREWDSSRSHYEEYGARRSRHRASVSRRSMDVLDENYFGEGMNSRHKCKKKHRWNDFDSDGVPDDYDKDRTHSTDYGCDNNRDRDRDRDKDSYHKRRKNNAQDQNEVPSSPDNVRDKGNTAQDSDSREKNRDRGHKHRRKGSSHSNERLGPIDGHGKSVKSSKNEQYPRKSDSNRVEPQKVKKLRRSNRGDLTDLEPSEATFSANDLRSDRSHHETSSSSPHYERIESCDIDPTCESDESTDGYRSSTKHHKSWRETCSDEIDESDRARRRSESHDSDENVDKRGRWESDKSLS from the exons ATGGCCCAGGAGGTAGGCGGAGGAGCAGATGTGGCGTCAGGGGCGGGAAATGATCCCGCCAGTCGGAACGAGCGGAGGAAGGCGgcgaagaaggagaagaggaagcagAAGAGGAAGGAGTTGGCGGCAAAGGAGCGGGAAGAGGAGGAGGCTCGGCTGAATGATCCGGAGGAGTGGCTGCGGATTCAACTGGAGGAGGAGAGAGACAGGGAGAGGATGGAGAGAGATAGGAAGGAGTTTGAGGAGCATGAGAAAGCGTTTCTCGAGGCCTTGGAGGCCAATAAGAAGGccgaagaggaggaggaagagcgCCGGAAGGCTCTAGAAGAAGAATACCAAAGAAATCAG GTTGGACATGAGGATGCAAATGGTGATGATGATTGGGAATATGTAGAAGAGGGGCCTCCTGAGATTATTTGGCAAGGAAATGAGATAATTGTCAAGAAGAAAAAGGTCAAGGTCAAACGTAAAGATGCAGACCTACTGATCAAAATTGAG GACCCTAATAGACCAACCTCAAATCCACTTCCTCCACAATCTGAAGCTTTTACTGATTACAAGAATGGTTTTGTAACTTCTGCAGAGCAGCTGTTGGAGAATGTTGCTCAACAAGTTCCAAACTTTGGAACAGAACAG GACAAAGCTCATTGCCCTTTCCACCTTAAGACTGGGGCTTGTCGATTTGGAATGCGTTGCAGCAGAGTTCATTTTTACCCTCATAACTCTTGCACGTTGCTTATGAAAAACATGTATAATGGTCCTGGCCTTGCTTGTGAGCAGGATGAAGGACTTGAG TATACAGATGAAGAGGTTGAACGCTCTTATGAAGAGTTTTATGAGGATGTGCATACAGAGTTCTTGAAATATGGGgaaattgtaaattttaag GTATGCAAAAATAGCTCTGTTCATTTGCGGGGAAATGTATATGTACATTACAAGTCAATGGATTCAGCTTTGCTTGCTTATCAATCTATAAATGGTCGCTATTTTGCAGGCAAACAG GTGAATTGTGAGTTTGTTAGTGTGACAAAATGGAAAGTTGCAATATGCGGTGAGTATATGAAGTCAAGGCTTAAG ACTTGTTCTCGTGGGACAGCTTGCAACTTTATCCACTGTTTCCGGAACCCTGGTGGAGACTACGAATGGGCTGACTGGGATAAACCACCTCCAAAGTACTGGGCAAAGAAGATGGCTGTTTTATTTGGTTATCGTGAGGAACTTGATTATGATGACCAGAAAGAACAAGGAAGGAACTTTGGCAAAATGATAGCAACAGATCCAGATAG ATACGACTCTAGAAGATCTCAATCTAGGGAGTGGGATTCTTCTAGAAGCCACTATGAGGAGTATGGTGCTCGAAGGAGCAGGCACCGTGCCAGTGTCAGTAGAAGGTCAATGGACGTTCTTGATGAAAACTACTTTGGAGAAGGAATGAATTCCAGACACAAATGTAAAAAGAAACATAGGTGGAATGATTTTGATTCTGATGGAGTCCCAGATGATTATGACAAGGACCGAACACATAGCACTGATTACGGGTGTGATAACAACCGAGatagagacagagacagagacaaaGACAGCTACCACAAACGCAGGAAAAATAATGCACAAGATCAGAATGAAGTGCCCTCATCTCCTGATAATGTTAGGGATAAAGGGAACACGGCACAAGATAGTGATTCCAGGGAAAAGAACCGAGATAGAGGCCACAAGCATAGGAGGAAAGGTTCAAGCCATTCAAATGAAAGATTAGGACCCATTGATGGCCATGGAAAATCAGTGAAGTCGTCAAAAAATGAGCAATACCCTAGGAAATCTGATTCCAACAGAGTTGAACCACAAAAAGTGAAAAAACTGCGACGGTCGAATAGAGGGGATCTTACAGACCTTGAGCCAAGTGAAGCTACTTTTTCAGCCAATGATCTAAGATCAGATAGGAGCCATCATGAAACCAGCAGTTCCAGTCCACATTATGAGAGGATTGAATCATGTGATATTGATCCAACATGCGAATCTGATGAAAGCACTGATGGGTACAGATCTTCCACAAAGCACCACAAGTCTTGGAGAGAAACCTGTAGCGATGAAATTGATGAATCGGATAGAGCCCGTCGGAGAAGTGAATCGCATGATTCTGATGAAAATGTAGACAAACGTGGTCGGTGGGAATCTGATAAGAGTTTATCCTGA
- the LOC127810598 gene encoding auxin response factor 1-like isoform X1 translates to MANITGNLSAGMHSGSRSGDLYSELWHACAGPLVNLPRKGERVYYFPQGHMEQLEASIDQGGDQQLPSFDVPAKILCKVMNVHLRAEQETDEVYAQITLLPEADQSEVTSPDPPLPEPQRCNIRSFCKTLTASDTSTHGGFSVLRRHADDCLPPLDMSQQPPWQELVATDLHGTEWHFRHIFRGQPKRHLLTTGWSVFVSAKKLVAGDAFIFLRGENGELRVGVKRLMRQQSNMPSSVISSHSMHLGVLATASHAISTGTLFSVYYKPRTSRSEFIVSVNKYLEAHSCKLSVGMRFKMRFEGEEVPERSRFSGTIVGFRESSSSGWPNSEWRSLKVQWDEPSSILRPESVSPWDLEPLVAASPRDSQPLQGNKRARPLVASATPDLSALGVWKTPVNSPSAFSCSELQRGQDQYPSPRFSSGTNAGSLGYSESSSLTPSSENSVYWSNRMETMTESFIPTVNKGFIGKRQYTNSRCRLFGIELPNNSTMGDTLPVTTDVKSGGVDDPDPVPSFDVQYDRHSEPSNINQSDIPSISCEPEKPCLRSPHDPQSRQTRSCTKVHMQGIAVGRAVDLTHLDSYRDLLNKLEKMFEIDGELCGLSKKWQVVYTDDEGDMMMVGDDPWHEFCSMVRKIFIYTIDEIKKLSPKIKLPVNQVKHSKLAMDASEGAEDQLADVRPGH, encoded by the exons ATGGCAAATATTACTGGGAATCTGTCTGCGGGGATGCATTCAG GGTCCAGAAGTGGCGATTTGTACAGTGAACTGTGGCACGCTTGTGCTGGGCCTCTTGTTAATCTTCCTCGTAAAGGAGAACGGGTCTATTATTTCCCTCAAGGTCACATGGAACAG CTTGAGGCATCGATCGATCAAGGAGGGGATCAACAACTGCCTTCATTTGATGTACCAGCAAAAATACTTTGCAAAGTAATGAATGTTCATCTGCGG GCTGAACAAGAAACAGATGAAGTATACGCACAGATAACTCTTCTACCTGAAGCAGAT CAAAGTGAGGTAACCAGCCCAGATCCACCTCTTCCTGAACCTCAAAGGTGCAATATCCGTTCATTTTGCAAGACACTTACTGCTTCAGACACAAGTACACACGGTGGATTTTCTGTTCTTCGGAGGCATGCAGATGATTGCTTGCCTCCACTG GATATGTCCCAACAGCCACCTTGGCAGGAATTGGTTGCTACTGATCTCCATGGCACTGAATGGCATTTCCGTCACATTTTTCGAG GGCAACCCAAGCGCCACTTGCTCACAACCGGATGGAGTGTCTTTGTTAGTGCCAAGAAACTAGTTGCTGGtgatgcttttatttttttgag AGGCGAAAATGGTGAACTCCGGGTCGGAGTGAAGAGGCTCATGAGACAACAAAGCAACATGCCGTCTTCTGTAATATCCAGTCACAGTATGCATCTTGGTGTTCTTGCCACTGCATCTCATGCTATATCAACTGGGACCCTATTTTCAGTCTACTATAAGCCAAG AACAAGTCGATCTGAGTTCATTGTAAGTGTCAACAAATATCTTGAAGCCCACAGCTGTAAGCTATCTGTTGGGATGAGGTTTAAGATGAGATTTGAGGGAGAGGAAGTTCCTGAAAGAAG CAGGTTCAGTGGAACAATTGTTGGTTTTAGAGAAAGTAGTTCCTCTGGATGGCCTAATTCTGAGTGGAGATCTTTGAAG GTTCAATGGGATGAACCTTCATCAATTTTGCGCCCTGAAAGTGTTTCACCATGGGACTTGGAGCCACTCGTGGCAGCAAGCCCTCGGGACTCCCAACCTCTGCAGGGTAACAAGAGAGCACGGCCATTAGTGGCCTCAGCAACGCCAGATCTTTCTGCTCTTG GTGTGTGGAAAACACCAGTCAACTCTCCATCAGCTTTCTCGTGTTCTGAATTACAACGTGGTCAGGATCAGTATCCATCTCCCAGATTCTCCTCTGGTACTAATGCCGGCTCTCTTGGCTACAGTGAGAGTAGTTCCCTGACCCCTTCTTCTGAGAACTCTGTATATTGGTCTAACCGCATGGAAACCATGACAGAGTCCTTCATTCCTACTGTTAACAAGGGATTCATTGGAAAGAGACAGTATACCAACAGCCGATGCAGGCTATTTGGTATTGAACTACCTAACAATTCTACTATGGGAGATACTTTACCAGTGACTACAGATGTGAAATCAGGGGGAGTGGATGACCCAGACCCAGTTCCATCATTCGATGTTCAATATGACAGGCATTCAGAACCTTCAAACATTAATCAATCAGATATTCCTTCAATAAGCTGTGAGCCTGAGAAACCATGTCTTAGATCTCCCCATGATCCACAGAGCAGACAAACACGGAGCTGTACAAAG GTACACATGCAGGGAATTGCTGTTGGAAGGGCAGTCGATCTGACACATTTGGATAGTTATCGGGATCTTCTCAACAAATTAGAGAAGATGTTTGAGATTGACGGTGAACTCTGTGGACTATCAAAGAAATGGCAGGTTGTCTATACAGATGATGAGGGTGATATGATGATGGTTGGAGATGATCCATGGCA TGAGTTCTGTAGCATGGTGAGGAAGATATTTATCTACACGATCGATGAAATAAAGAAGCTTTCACCCAAGATTAAACTCCCAGTCAATCAGGTCAAACACAGCAAATTGGCTATGGATGCTTCAGAAGGAGCTGAAGACCAGCTAGCGGATGTGAGGCCCGGTCACTAA
- the LOC127810598 gene encoding auxin response factor 1-like isoform X2, with protein sequence MANITGNLSAGMHSGSRSGDLYSELWHACAGPLVNLPRKGERVYYFPQGHMEQLEASIDQGGDQQLPSFDVPAKILCKVMNVHLRAEQETDEVYAQITLLPEADQSEVTSPDPPLPEPQRCNIRSFCKTLTASDTSTHGGFSVLRRHADDCLPPLDMSQQPPWQELVATDLHGTEWHFRHIFRGQPKRHLLTTGWSVFVSAKKLVAGDAFIFLRGENGELRVGVKRLMRQQSNMPSSVISSHSMHLGVLATASHAISTGTLFSVYYKPRTSRSEFIVSVNKYLEAHSCKLSVGMRFKMRFEGEEVPERRFSGTIVGFRESSSSGWPNSEWRSLKVQWDEPSSILRPESVSPWDLEPLVAASPRDSQPLQGNKRARPLVASATPDLSALGVWKTPVNSPSAFSCSELQRGQDQYPSPRFSSGTNAGSLGYSESSSLTPSSENSVYWSNRMETMTESFIPTVNKGFIGKRQYTNSRCRLFGIELPNNSTMGDTLPVTTDVKSGGVDDPDPVPSFDVQYDRHSEPSNINQSDIPSISCEPEKPCLRSPHDPQSRQTRSCTKVHMQGIAVGRAVDLTHLDSYRDLLNKLEKMFEIDGELCGLSKKWQVVYTDDEGDMMMVGDDPWHEFCSMVRKIFIYTIDEIKKLSPKIKLPVNQVKHSKLAMDASEGAEDQLADVRPGH encoded by the exons ATGGCAAATATTACTGGGAATCTGTCTGCGGGGATGCATTCAG GGTCCAGAAGTGGCGATTTGTACAGTGAACTGTGGCACGCTTGTGCTGGGCCTCTTGTTAATCTTCCTCGTAAAGGAGAACGGGTCTATTATTTCCCTCAAGGTCACATGGAACAG CTTGAGGCATCGATCGATCAAGGAGGGGATCAACAACTGCCTTCATTTGATGTACCAGCAAAAATACTTTGCAAAGTAATGAATGTTCATCTGCGG GCTGAACAAGAAACAGATGAAGTATACGCACAGATAACTCTTCTACCTGAAGCAGAT CAAAGTGAGGTAACCAGCCCAGATCCACCTCTTCCTGAACCTCAAAGGTGCAATATCCGTTCATTTTGCAAGACACTTACTGCTTCAGACACAAGTACACACGGTGGATTTTCTGTTCTTCGGAGGCATGCAGATGATTGCTTGCCTCCACTG GATATGTCCCAACAGCCACCTTGGCAGGAATTGGTTGCTACTGATCTCCATGGCACTGAATGGCATTTCCGTCACATTTTTCGAG GGCAACCCAAGCGCCACTTGCTCACAACCGGATGGAGTGTCTTTGTTAGTGCCAAGAAACTAGTTGCTGGtgatgcttttatttttttgag AGGCGAAAATGGTGAACTCCGGGTCGGAGTGAAGAGGCTCATGAGACAACAAAGCAACATGCCGTCTTCTGTAATATCCAGTCACAGTATGCATCTTGGTGTTCTTGCCACTGCATCTCATGCTATATCAACTGGGACCCTATTTTCAGTCTACTATAAGCCAAG AACAAGTCGATCTGAGTTCATTGTAAGTGTCAACAAATATCTTGAAGCCCACAGCTGTAAGCTATCTGTTGGGATGAGGTTTAAGATGAGATTTGAGGGAGAGGAAGTTCCTGAAAGAAG GTTCAGTGGAACAATTGTTGGTTTTAGAGAAAGTAGTTCCTCTGGATGGCCTAATTCTGAGTGGAGATCTTTGAAG GTTCAATGGGATGAACCTTCATCAATTTTGCGCCCTGAAAGTGTTTCACCATGGGACTTGGAGCCACTCGTGGCAGCAAGCCCTCGGGACTCCCAACCTCTGCAGGGTAACAAGAGAGCACGGCCATTAGTGGCCTCAGCAACGCCAGATCTTTCTGCTCTTG GTGTGTGGAAAACACCAGTCAACTCTCCATCAGCTTTCTCGTGTTCTGAATTACAACGTGGTCAGGATCAGTATCCATCTCCCAGATTCTCCTCTGGTACTAATGCCGGCTCTCTTGGCTACAGTGAGAGTAGTTCCCTGACCCCTTCTTCTGAGAACTCTGTATATTGGTCTAACCGCATGGAAACCATGACAGAGTCCTTCATTCCTACTGTTAACAAGGGATTCATTGGAAAGAGACAGTATACCAACAGCCGATGCAGGCTATTTGGTATTGAACTACCTAACAATTCTACTATGGGAGATACTTTACCAGTGACTACAGATGTGAAATCAGGGGGAGTGGATGACCCAGACCCAGTTCCATCATTCGATGTTCAATATGACAGGCATTCAGAACCTTCAAACATTAATCAATCAGATATTCCTTCAATAAGCTGTGAGCCTGAGAAACCATGTCTTAGATCTCCCCATGATCCACAGAGCAGACAAACACGGAGCTGTACAAAG GTACACATGCAGGGAATTGCTGTTGGAAGGGCAGTCGATCTGACACATTTGGATAGTTATCGGGATCTTCTCAACAAATTAGAGAAGATGTTTGAGATTGACGGTGAACTCTGTGGACTATCAAAGAAATGGCAGGTTGTCTATACAGATGATGAGGGTGATATGATGATGGTTGGAGATGATCCATGGCA TGAGTTCTGTAGCATGGTGAGGAAGATATTTATCTACACGATCGATGAAATAAAGAAGCTTTCACCCAAGATTAAACTCCCAGTCAATCAGGTCAAACACAGCAAATTGGCTATGGATGCTTCAGAAGGAGCTGAAGACCAGCTAGCGGATGTGAGGCCCGGTCACTAA